The sequence CGAGAATTAAGGAGTTTGTAAGAATTTGGATAATGAATATTCATAAATGCTCTTTATAATAAAGTATAAACAATATAGTATAAGAGAGGAGTGATTGCATTGAAAAAAATACTATATGCGGCAATGGTTTTTGTAAGCGCGTTTTTCCTTGTAAACGCAGGCGTAACGGAAAACGAAGCCTTGGGAATCATTCCTAACTATTCGGGAGAATAAGGTATCTTCGTTGCACAGGACAAAAAGCGTTTTCATCGCGAAAACGCTTTTTATATGGCCGGAAATAAATATTACAAATGGAACATATATATGTTATAATAATTGAAAGTCAGTATAAGGAGTTGTCATTATGGCAAAAAACATATTAATTGTAGATGATGAACCTACTTTGGTCAAGGGACTCCGTTTTAATTTAGAGCAGCAGGAAGGCTATTCCATCGACGTTGCGTATGACGGCGAGGAAGCTCTTGAAGTTTTCGATCCGGCAAAGCACGATCTCATTTTGCTTGATTTAATGCTTCCGAAAATGGATGGTATGGAGGTCTGCCAGAAAATACGCAGCACATCCGATGTACCGATCATTATGCTGACGGCGAAAGGCGAGGATATGGATAAAATCATGGGGCTTGAATTCGGCGCCGACGATTATATGACAAAGCCTTTTAATATGCTGGAGCTTAAAGCCAGGATCAAAACGATATTCAGGCGGGCGGGCGCGCAGAAGCCGGCGGGGGATACGCAGACGATCCAGGTCAAGGACATGAAAGTGAATCTTATAAACCGCAGCGTTGAAATCAAAGGCAAGGATATTAACCTGACCGCAAAGGAGTTTGATCTTCTGAACCTGTTTATTACGAACAAAGGAAAAGTATTCGACAGGAATACGCTGCTTGAAATGGTATGGAAACACCAGGGAGATTTGCGTACGGTGGACGTGCATATCCGGCGGTTGCGCGAAAAAATCGAACAAAACCCTGCGAAACCCGAATATATCTTAACAAAATGGGGAGTTGGATATTATTTTACGAATAAGTAAATTAATGTACTCGATCCGTTGGCGTTTTGTGATTATCTACCTGATTCTTGTGGGAATCATTTTCGGATTGGTATCCGTAGCTGTTTCGTCTATGGTAGAGAATTACCTTGTGAAGCGGTATTTGCAGGATGCGGAAACAAGCGCCAACCGTACGGCGGTGCAAATTGCCCCATATCTGAGCGATTCCGATGCAAACAGTATGTATAATATTGTGGTCAGCAACGGAAACGATATGGGCGGCCGTTTGCTGGTGCTTAACAGTTCGGGTATCGTACAAACGGATAGTTTTTCTTCCTTAAACGGAGTGAAATTAAACGAACGCGAAGTCAATGATGTTTTGTATGGCCAAAACTCGTCCTCTTACGGCTTTCACCTGATCGATGACAGCACAACGGACGATAGTTTTTGGTCTGTTTATTATACCTCGTCGATCATACACAATGGCAAGATCATAGGAGCAGTCCTCTATTCGTCAAGTATCACAGACGTAGTAAAGGCGACAAGCCTCCTGCAGTCGCAAACGCTTATCATATTTATTCTGGCCTGCGGCGTAATCATTATATCCAGCATGCTTTCTACGAACTGGATTACCAATCCGATCAACAAGCTGACGGATGTCGCTGTTAAGATTTCAGCCGGCGACCTTAAGCAGCGCGCCAGGATAAAAGGCAAGGGCGAGATCGCAGAGCTGGGACAAACCTTTGATATGATGTGCGACAAAATACAAAACCTCGACAAGCAGCGAAGCGAATTTGTATCCGACGCATCGCACGAACTGAAAACGCCGCTCGCATCCATGAAAATATTAGTGGAATCCCTGCTTTATCAGGACAATGTTCCCGAGGAAGTATACAAGGACTTTTTATCTGATATTAACGGCGAGATCGACCGGCTTAACAGTCTGATTACAGATCTGTTATTGCTTTCCAAGATGGACAGCGATATTATGGCGATCAATCTGGAGACGATTAATTTGTCGTCGCTGGTCAATAAATGTGTAGAGGCACTGCGCCCGATTGCGCAGATGCGCGATATACGTATAACGGAGAACCTGGAAAGCGGCCTTGAGATCGAGTGCGATCCGCTGAAACTGCGGCAGGCGCTTAACAACTTGATTGAAAATGCAATCAAATACACGCAGGATGGCGGACATGTGCAGGTAAGCAGCAAACGCCGTGGTAATGAGGTCGCGGTTCAGATCGAGGATGACGGAATCGGCATGAGCGAAGAACACTTACAGCATATTTTTGAGCGCTTTTACCGCGTTGACAAAGCGCGTTCGAGGGAAACTGGCGGCACAGGTCTCGGGCTCCATATTGTGCGGCGGATCGCCCTCATGCATAATGGCAGAGTAGAAGTGGAAAGCGCGGAAGGACAGGGGTCAAAATTCACCCTGATTCTGCCTGTCACACAGAAACGGGAAGAATAGGAAGCGTTGTATTATGAAGAGAAAACTGAAAAATACAATCTGTATAGGACTGGCGGCTATTCTATGTTTGGCTTTTATAGCCTGCGCGCCGGCAGAAGAAGAACCAAGCGCATCTCCGAGCACAGCAGTGCAGATCAATCCTTTGCCTGAAGCGATCAGCAAGGATAAAAGCAGCGCGCGGCTTTATTTTGGCTTTATGGACCAACCTTTTTTGGTAGGGGAATCTCATTCCTTTGACGTGCCCATCAATGAAAGCATTGAAAATTCGGTCATTCGGGAACTTATTAAGGGGCCGCTTTCCACGCGTACGGATCTACAGGCTGTGATTAATCCTAAAACCACCCTTGTCAGCGTAAGATCGGAAGGCCAGTCGCTGTTCGTAACGCTTAGCAACGATTTTCTGAAGCCGGTGGATGAAAAGGCCAGCAGCGACACGGCTTATGAAAAAACGCGCCGCCTGCTTGCGGTCTATTCCATCGTCAATACGCTGATCGAGCAGGGAACATATTCCCGCGTGCAAATCCTGATCGACGACGACGGTATGGGCACCGGACGTCCATTGACCCTTTCGGAGGCCGGTCTTGACGGCGAAGGAGCGGTAGAAGCACTTGAACGGAATGGCGAGCTCGTCTTAAATGGCGCTAATACGATGCGCGAGATTATGCAGGCCATTGAAAATAAAGAATGGGGCACGCTTTATAACTATATTGCTTATAAAAATTTATATGGGCAGGATAAGCCGTCGCTTGATGATTTCCAAAATGAAGTGATTTCCAGCAAGCTGACTATTTCGGACACGGCGATCAGGGATGCCGTTATAGGCAACGACGCCGCCTCTGAAATTATCATGGTGGATTATGTGTTAAAGCTGCGTGACGAAGAGGCGAAGACCCTTAACAATATCCCGATTAAACTGATTCAGGAAAACAGTATCTGGAAAATATCGTATACGGTATTCAAGAGAAATTTCCTGACTTAATAAAGGAAAAACATGAAAAAAATAGCTTGGCTCCTGCTTGCATCGTTGATTTTCCTGACCGGTTGTTCAATGATCAAAGAGGACGACCCAAATCAAAGTAGCGAATACCAGACATCGCAGCTGATGCAGGAAGTCGACCTGACGCCTTCCATTACCATCAGTCCTGTTTTGTATTTTTTGGATGAAACGGGAAAGAAACTCTCGGCCGAGACGCGTACGCTTTCGGTACCGCAAAACGAGCGTGCCGAAACGCAGATTATCAAGGCAATGATCGACGGACCATCTTCGGACATCTTAAAGCCTGTGGTGAACGGTTTTTCACTTGACGGCGTACAATTGCTGCCAGACGTTATTAACGTATATCTCAATCTTGAAGATAAAAACAAAGCTGAAAGACAGATTCTTACGGCTAAGCTTGCGATAGCGGCAACTTTATTTGATTTTTCCGGCGTTACTTATGTAAACGTCTATATCAACGGCAGCCAGACTGCTTTTCAAAACCTGCCCTCCGGTACCTTGCAGAAATCGAAAAATACATTATCGGAGGACCTGGATAAGTATGAGCGGGAGGCAAGCGCGCAGACTGCCGCGCTCAATGTCACACTATACTTTCTGGACGCTTCAGAACAATACCTCTTGCCGGAAGTGCGTACCTTAAGTTTTGAGAGCACGCAAAAGGAAAATATGATTCAGGTGCTCGTGCAGGAAATCATAAGCGGACCGGACGATACTTATAATCATATTCCCGTGGTGGACAAGCTGGTGACGGACGCTTTGCTCAATTCTGTCACGATTATTCCTGATGAGCAAAACCGTAACATAGCAAAGCTGGATTTTAACAAAATGCCTTTTGCGCAAACACAAACGTATCAGGATGGCGGAGAAATTACCGCCGCGGCGCTCGCTATGGCCATCACAGGCTTTATACCGGATATTTACGGCATACAGATTACGGTAAATTCTCAGGAACCGCTACTCCAGGCGGATTCGCGTATCTTTACGGCGTCTGAGTTTTCATCCCTGCTGGGAAATAATATCTTACTTTACCTGCCCAACAGTACCTATACGCTGCTTAGCAGTGTAAACCGCATGGTGGGGCAGAACAGCGCGGGTTATCCGGCGGAGTTACTGCGGGAACTGATGAAAGGGCCTGCCGCGCAGGACAGCAGTGAAGTGCAGCCGGCCTTTATTTCCGGAATCACGATGGACGACGTAAACAGCGTTTATCTTGCCGGCGATACTGCCGTTGTAGATTTTAAGGACAGCATCCGTGAGAAGATGAGCGGTATTTCTGAAAAGAATGAATTTATCATGATATATTCCATCGTGAATACACTGACGAATATCAATAATATCAAACGGGTACAATTTTTGGTCGATGGCGGACGGGTCGAATATTTGGGTGACGGAAATTTACTGTGTGTGATCGATCCGATCATAAAAAATCCAGGGATTATACGCCTCACATAACCTGATAACAGAAAGGGCGGGAAACGGTTTGAAACTTACGGTATTGGGAAAATACGGTCCTTATCCCCAAAAGGGCGGCGCAACTACTTCCTATCTCATGGAATGTTGCGGCAAAAGAATTTTGCTGGATGCGGGCAGCGGAAGCCTGTCGCGTTTGCAGGAGTATTGCTCCTTTGACGATCTGGATATGATCATATTGACTCATTTGCATTCCGATCATTGCGCGGATATGTTCATATTGCGCTATGCTGCGTTAAAACGCCCTATACCGGTTTATCTGCCCGCGACACCCGCAACGGAATACGACATGCTTTCCTCGTGTGAGCGATTTGAAGTGAAAAAAATTTCCGAAGATCTCCAGCTTGTATTTCCTGCCAGGGATATTGTAATTTCCTTTTGCAAGACCCTGCATCCTGTGGAATGCTATGCTGTAAAAATTTGCTCAGAAGGAAAAACCTTTGTTTTTTCAGGAGATTCCAGATACAGCGAGCGCCTGAGCGCATTTTGCAGAGGGGCGGATACCGTATTGCTCGACAGTGGTTTTTTGGATGAAGATCAACCCCAAAAAATACTGCCGCATATGACGGTTTCCCAGGCGGCGGAAACGGCCCGGGAAGCGAATGCAGGACGACTTTTGTTGACGCACGTCAATCCTTCTTATGATGAAGCGGACCTTATGCGGGAGGCAAGCGTAATTTTTCAAAATACCCTGATTGTTCAGGAAAAGGCAGAATATACGATTTAACGGAGCATCTATGAAACGCATATTGAACCAGCGGCCAGTCGTTTTTTTGGCATTTTTTCTGATCCTTGGGATTGCGCTTTCCTATTACCTGGAGTTTTCCACGACTTTTTTTCTATTCCTTTTGTGCATCGGCATAGTGCTCTTTCTATGGATGTTTTTCAGCCGCAACCGGCATATGCTGCTGGCGCTTTATCTGCTCGTCTTTTCGCTCGGCGGGCTTGTTTTCCATATCCAATTTGATATTGATTTTTCAAATCTCTCCGCAGGGCAAGAGTATACCGTCAACGGCCGTGTATCCGACCGAACGGGCATGAGCTCTAATTTTCATACTTATACATTGGACAGCGTTACCTTAACAGGAGAGCATGACTTAGGGCAACCATTTGACAAGAAAGTTCTTCTGTATTCGCCGGAAGTCTTGGAATACGGTGACATCGTGACTTTTTCCAGCGAAATCGATCCGCCGGATACTGCCCGCAATCCCGGCGGTATCGATGAACGCATGTATTTGGCAAGTAAAGGAGCAGGACTGAGTTGTTTTGCCTATGAGGTGCGATCAACGGGAAACGAGACGGGATGGTACCAACTGCCGCTCATGCTGCGCGAAACGCTGGCGGGGAGGATCGATCAGATCTTTTCGCCGGAAATGGCCCCCATTGCCAAAGCCATGTTTTTAGGGATAAAGGACGATATTACGCCGGAGATACGCGACGATTTTGCGAAAACGGGAATCGCGCATATTTTAGCGGTATCCGGCTTGCACGTGGCAATCGTTTCCTATGCGTTTAACTGGTTGCTGC comes from Christensenellaceae bacterium and encodes:
- a CDS encoding DNA-binding response regulator; this translates as MAKNILIVDDEPTLVKGLRFNLEQQEGYSIDVAYDGEEALEVFDPAKHDLILLDLMLPKMDGMEVCQKIRSTSDVPIIMLTAKGEDMDKIMGLEFGADDYMTKPFNMLELKARIKTIFRRAGAQKPAGDTQTIQVKDMKVNLINRSVEIKGKDINLTAKEFDLLNLFITNKGKVFDRNTLLEMVWKHQGDLRTVDVHIRRLREKIEQNPAKPEYILTKWGVGYYFTNK